In Hevea brasiliensis isolate MT/VB/25A 57/8 unplaced genomic scaffold, ASM3005281v1 Scaf10, whole genome shotgun sequence, one genomic interval encodes:
- the LOC131176412 gene encoding disease resistance protein RPV1-like, whose amino-acid sequence MPSPSSAIPMRKYDVFLSFSGQDIRHSFVSHLREALCQHQINTVVDETLEKGEEISLTLMKKIEESNISVVIFSKSYVYSPWCLDELVKILECKDSMQQIVLPLFYHVDPEDIQELKGCIGDALAKYKEEFMNNSSMVERWSHALMEIAKITGWDSKNIKPESKLIKIIVNDIWKKLNQMSINDFNHGLVGIDSRIKEVESLLSIRSEGVHSLGIWGIGGIGKTTIAGVLYNRISAQFESQCFVANVREELEKHTIVHLRDEILSKLLGVDIKIGIPNVLPSFVKNMLLKKRVLIVLDDVSSPLQLKSLLEEHDSYGSGSRIIITSRNKQVLKYGCAKIYEVKELIPHEAFQLFRFHAFKQNQPSEAHVHLLERAMNYAEGIPLALIVLGSNLCDKHIEEWESELVKLEGTPNKDIQNILRISYDGLDQNEKNIFLDVLCFFKGEDKDRVINILDSFGFSAKSGISHLNDKSLITISENKLEMHDLLQQMGKDIVDQECIKQPGKRSRLWNYKDIYHILTKDKGTARVEGIILNMSQIRYMELSSTVFMKMENLRFLKFFNPCSAKNKVYFPKGLKFLPDGLTFLQWDGCPLKFLPSKFSPKNLIEFHMRES is encoded by the exons ATGCCTTCTCCTTCCTCCGCCATCCCTATGAGGAAATATGACGTCTTCCTGAGCTTTAGTGGCCAAGACATCCGCCATAGTTTTGTTAGTCATCTCCGCGAAGCCCTGTGTCAACACCAAATCAATACAGTCGTGGATGAAACCCTTGAAAAAGGAGAAGAAATCTCTCTTACCCTcatgaaaaaaattgaagaatcaaATATTTCAGTAGTTATTTTCTCCAAAAGCTATGTTTATTCTCCTTGGTGTTTGGACGAACTCGTAAAAATACTCGAATGCAAGGATTCCATGCAGCAAATAGTTTTGCCACTTTTTTACCACGTGGATCCCGAAGATATTCAAGAGCTCAAAGGGTGTATTGGGGATGCACTtgctaagtataaagaagaattcATGAACAATTCCAGCATGGTTGAGAGATGGAGCCATGCTTTGATGGAAATAGCCAAGATTACAGGGTGGGATTCAAAGAACATCAA GCCTGAGTCCAAATTGATTAAGATAATTGTCAACGACATTtggaagaaattgaatcaaatgtCCATAAATGATTTTAATCATGGCTTAGTTGGAATTGATTCACGCATCAAAGAAGTTGAATCATTGTTATCTATTAGATCAGAAGGTGTACATTCCCTAGGAATTTGGGGAATCGGTGGTATAGGTAAAACAACCATTGCTGGGGTTCTATACAATCGAATCTCTGCTCAATTTGAAAGTCAGTGTTTTGTTGCAAATGTGAGGGAAGAATTAGAAAAGCACACCATAGTTCATTTACGAGATGAAATCCTTTCCAAGCTGTTGGGGGTAGATATAAAGATTGGCATACCTAATGTTTTACCATCTTTCGTTAAGAACATGCTTTTGAAGAAGAGGGTTCTTATTGTTCTTGATGATGTGAGCAGTCCCCTGCAGTTAAAATCTTTGCTGGAAGAGCACGATTCATATGGTTCAGGGAGCAGAATTATTATAACAAGTAGGAATAAGCAAGTGCTCAAATATGGATGTGCCAAAATTTATGAGGTTAAGGAGCTAATTCCCCATGAAGCTTTTCAGCTCTTTCGATTTCATGCATTCAAGCAAAATCAACCCTCAGAAGCGCATGTGCATTTGTTAGAAAGGGCTATGAACTATGCTGAAGGCATTCCATTAGCTCTTATAGTTTTAGGTTCGAACTTATGTGATAAGCATATTGAAGAATGGGAAAGTGAATTGGTAAAGTTAGAAGGCACTCCCAATAAGGATATTCAAAACATTCTGAGAATTAGTTATGATGGACTAGATCAGAATGAAAAGAATATATTTCTTGATGTTTTGTGTTTCTTTAAAGGGGAAGACAAAGATCGGGTTATAAATATATTAGATAGCTTTGGTTTCTCTGCTAAAAGTGGAATAAGTCATCTCAATGACAAGTCTCTTATAACAATTTCAGAAAACAAGTTAGAGATGCATGATTTGCTACAGCAAATGGGCAAGGATATTGTTGACCAAGAATGTATAAAACAACCTGGAAAGCGTAGCAGGTTATGGAACTACAAGGATATCTATCATATATTAACCAAGGATAAG GGGACTGCGAGAGTTGAAGGCATAATTCTAAACATGTCCCAAATTAGATATATGGAACTAAGTTCTACAGTCTTCATGAAAATGGAAAATCTTAGATTCCTGAAATTCTTCAATCCTTGTTCTGCAAAAAACAAAGTGTATTTTCCTAAGGGCCTCAAATTTCTTCCTGATGGGCTAACGTTTCTTCAGTGGGATGGATGCCCTCTTAAATTCTTGCCATCAAAATTTTCCCCCAAGAATCTCATTGAATTTCACATGCGTGAAAGCTAA
- the LOC131176408 gene encoding disease resistance protein RPV1-like, producing MNLIRIPELSKFPKLKVLHLKDCTSLVEISTSLMYDSKLNDLNLENCKSLCRFLSCLFLRNLENLTLKGCSKLASLPSSIGELKSLHYLDLQGCSNLASLPNGIGELKYLQRLDLGRCSQLGSLPSSICELKCLLHLDLKECSKLVSLPISIGELKCLKHLDLKGCSKLANLPVSIGKLKCEKVYLTGCSKLASLPGSICNLKSLTRLDVTDCVNLKVLPENLGNLKSLTALYAVRSGIKELPCSINQLRELRDLRCSGCKGLVLPPLTGLSSLEQISLEGCGVLEIPDSLGSLSTLHRLYLGGNNFKSIPASIKHLSELHELDLRDCKRLQCLPELPSAVRYLVASNCTSMKSVSTSLAEGCKDTFLWLDLGDCINLDPNARSKLMDSILLRFQSIERPWESSVIDQSNGTLFRWMDKACIPGSQVPPGMRYKNNNGSSLILSMRAKPYCYTSDCIHIAFCAVVATHVYSSRDFIDIGCECCFATESGQTLHFESSWYDTSFADGSKMHNVLIWYSAYDLDTKCRLSEASFQFYAKEEGNVRNSKAIVKCGVHLLFDDDVDSLLSPSKLDKIQPTSWVLKMAYKQRFYTESRLYFPHFPDDDECEKDKLPLQNLEEIDQELKCLDLNLSIFVLFTSMICPATSRHNEAEAHPRTHVVFILMILSVCLELLSFNSSVSSWNARN from the exons ATGAACCTAATTAGAATACCAGAGTTGTCTAAATTCCCAAAACTTAAGGTTTTGCATTTGAAGGATTGTACAAGTTTGGTTGAGATTTCCACTTCTTTAATGTATGATAGCAAGCTTAATGATCTAAATCTTGAAAACTGCAAAAGTCTTTGTCGTTTTCTAAGCTGCCTTTTTTTGAGAAACCTTGAAAACCTTACTTTGAAAGGTTGCTCAAAATTGGCAAGTCTTCCAAGCAGCATTGGGGAGTTGAAATCTCTCCATTATCTTGATCTCCAAGGATGCTCAAACCTAGCAAGTCTTCCAAATGGCATTGGCGAGTTGAAATATCTTCAACGTCTTGATCTCGGGAGATGCTCACAACTAGGAAGCCTTCCAAGCAGCATTTGTGAGTTGAAATGTCTCCTGCATCTCGATCTTAAGGAATGCTCAAAACTAGTAAGTCTACCTATTAGCATCGGAGAGTTGAAATGTCTTAAGCATCTTGATCTCAAGGGATGCTCAAAGCTCGCGAACCTTCCGGTCAGCATTGGCAAGTTGAAATGTGAGAAAGTTTATTTAACTGGATGCTCAAAACTAGCGAGTCTTCCAGGCAGCATTTGCAATCTTAAGTCTCTTACCCGCCTTGATGTCACGGATTGTGTAAATCTCAAGGTATTGCCAGAGAACTTGGGCAATTTAAAATCTTTGACGGCGCTTTACGCAGTTAGAAGTGGCATAAAAGAATTGCCATGCTCCATCAATCAATTGAGGGAATTGAGGGATTTAAGATGCAGTGGATGTAAGGGTTTGGTATTGCCTCCATTAACAGGTCTTTCGAGTCTAGAGCAGATTTCTCTAGAGGGATGTGGTGTATTAGAAATTCCTGACAGTCTCGGCTCTTTATCAACACTGCATCGGTTATATTTAGGAGGAAACAATTTCAAGAGTATACCTGCAAGCATCAAACACCTTTCTGAGCTACACGAACTTGATTTAAGAGATTGCAAGAGACTTCAATGTTTACCAGAGCTTCCTTCAGCTGTGAGATATTTAGTGGCGAGCAACTGCACATCTATGAAATCAGTATCAACTTCGTTGGCGGAAGGTTGCAAGGATACCTTTTTGTGGCTGGATCTCGGTGATTGCATCAATTTGGATCCAAATGCACGTAGCAAATTAATGGATTCTATACTGCTGAGATTCCAAAGCATTGAACGGCCATGGGAATCCAGTGTGATTGAccag AGCAATGGGACATTGTTTCGATGGATGGATAAGGCATGTATCCCAGGAAGCCAAGTTCCTCCAGGGATGAGGTACAAAAATAACAACGGATCTTCTTTGATTTTGTCGATGAGAGCTAAGCCATACTGCTACACTAGTGACTGCATTCATATCGCTTTTTGTGCTGTTGTTGCAACCCATGTTTATAGTTCTCGTGATTTCATTGATATTGGATGTGAATGCTGCTTCGCAACCGAGTCAGGCCAAACCCTTCATTTCGAATCCTCTTGGTATGACACCAGCTTTGCAGATGGAAGTAAGATGCATAATGTGTTGATTTGGTATTCGGCATATGATTTAGACACCAAATGCCGTCTCAGTGAGGCCTCATTTCAATTCTACGCTAAGGAAGAAGGAAATGTCCGCAATAGCAAGGCAATAGTCAAGTGTGGAGTCCATCTGCTGTTTGACGATGATGTTGATAGCCTCCTCTCACCTTCCAAATTGGATAAGATCCAACCCACGAGTTGGGTTCTCAAAATGGCTTATAAGCAGCGATTTTATACTGAATCGAGGTTATATTTTCCTCACTTCCCAGACGATGATGAGTGTGAGAAGGATAAGCTTCCCCTTCAAAATTTGGAAGAGATTGATCAAGAGTTAAAATGCCTGGATTTAAATCTCTCTATCTTTGTTTTGTTCACCTCAATGATCTGTCCGGCTACGTCAAGACATAACGAAGCCGAAGCCCACCCCAGGACCCATGTTGTCTTTATTCTGATGATCCTCTCGGTATGTTTGGAACTACTTTCCTTCAATTCTTCTGTCTCTTCATGGAATGCGCGTAACTGA